From Micromonas commoda chromosome 15, complete sequence, one genomic window encodes:
- a CDS encoding predicted protein, translating into MPTATLSASASLGAPTRAACARAGRTARRVALRSPGSIASSSSSRRVVVMAAAASDAVPADAVEYFSPSKVNLFLRVVRRREDGYHDLASLFHVIDLGDDMKFAKSTGSRDVLVCSDETIPLDSSNLVIKALDLWRQRTGSTQHFWVELVKNVPHGAGLGGGSGNAATAMWAANELCGQPASEAELLEWSGDIGSDISVFFSEGAAYCTGRGEIVEDVEPPIPLDTPMLLVKPDIGLSTPAIFKALDLDGRSTEDPLDLLERIKSEGCKDDICVNDLEVPAFGKLPELLKLKERLRGAGTKGVSSVFMSGSGSTIVQVGSDDVPEFVREDAALFRSPARLITRKRGEWYKPSGLWKK; encoded by the coding sequence ATGCCAACCGCGAcgctctccgcgtccgcaTCCCTCGGCGcacccacccgcgccgcgtgcgcccgcgccggtagaaccgcgcgccgcgtcgcgcttcgATCCCCGggctcgatcgcgtcgtcgtcgtcgtcgcgtcgcgtcgtcgtcatggccgccgccgcctcggacgccgtccccgcggacgccgtcgagtaCTTCTCCCCGTCCAAGGTCAACCTCTTCCTCAGGGTCGTTCGCAGGCGCGAGGACGGGTACCAcgacctcgcgtcgctcttCCACGTCATCGACTTGGGCGACGACATGAAGTTCGCCAAGTCGACCggatcgcgcgacgtcctcgtgtGCTCCGACGAAACCATACCGCTGGACTCGTCCAACCTCGTCATCAAGGCGCTCGACCTGTGGCGACAAAGGACCGGCTCCACGCAACACTTCTGGGTCGAGCTCGTCAAGAACGTCCcgcacggcgccggcttGGGCGGGGGCTCGGGTAACGCCGCCACAGCCATGTGGGCGGCGAATGAGCTCTGCGGCCAACCGGCGTCGGAGGCTGAGCTCCTCGAGTGGAGCGGCGACATCGGCAGCGACATCAGCGTGTTCTTctcggagggcgcggcgtactgcacggggcgcggggagatcgtcgaggacgtggagCCGCCCATCCCGCTGGACACGCCGATGCTGCTCGTCAAGCCCGACATCGGGCTGTCAACGCCCGCCATCTTCAAGGCGCTCGACTTGGACGGCCGGAGCACCGAGGATCCGCTCGATCTGCTGGAGCGCATCAAGTCGGAGGGGTGCAAGGACGACATATGCGTCAACGATCTGGAGGTCCCCGCGTTCGGCAAGCTGCCCGAGCTGTTGAAACTGAAGGAGAGGCTgcggggcgcgggcacgAAGGGCGTCAGCTCGGTGTTTATGAGCGGCAGCGGGAGCACCATCGTGCAGGTTGGCAGCGACGACGTGCCGGAATTCGTccgggaggacgccgcgctgttcaggtcgcccgcgaggctGATCACGCGGAAGCGAGGAGAGTGGTACAAGCCCTCGGGGCTGTGGAAGAAGTGA
- a CDS encoding predicted protein, with amino-acid sequence MSVVCHRGTGLTARAAPRAPPRRVARPAIVTRGAAVDGASSSSQDQQPRSQQHRQQRSPGLFGRRALGAGAALVASTLLESTALVPPARAFTRPPPGYRPFNDTIDGYKLFRPEDWIEVKGSGNDVFFRNPSSVEENMFVSISSPSSTKFASPRDLGTPDEAAQKILAQYLNEFMSSRLGVRRESSVVSAREREGTDVDGEPMLFYDVELRIKSYAAKNQYGLTEADRPQFLEWDRTLSSTLGVANNRLYELRFQTSALDVDEAEWRARYGVIKDSFKPFDVDQSNLSFPLF; translated from the coding sequence ATGTCGGTCGTCTGCCACCGAGGCACCGgcctcaccgcgcgcgcggcaccccgcgcgccgccgcgccgcgtcgcccgccccgcgatCGTCACCCGCGGGGCGGCCGTCGatggggcgtcgtcgtcgtcgcaggATCAGCAGCCGCGATCGCAGCAGCATCGGCAGCAGCGTTCGCCCGGGTTGttcgggcgtcgcgcgctcggcgcgggggcggcgctcgtcgcgtccaccctcCTGGAGTCCACGGCGTTAgtaccccccgcgcgcgcgttcactcgcccgcccccggggtACCGCCCGTTCAACGACACCATCGACGGGTACAAGCTCTTCCGGCCGGAGGATTGGATCGAAGTCAAGGGATCGGGCAACGACGTGTTCTTCCGGaacccgtcgtcggtggAGGAGAACATGTTCGTGTCCATCTCGTCCCCGTCATCCACCaagttcgcgtcgccgagggatctcggcacccccgacgagGCGGCCCAAAAGATCCTCGCGCAGTACCTCAACGAGTTCATGTCGTCGAggctcggcgtccgccgcgagagcTCCGTCGTGAGCGCCAGGGAACGGGAAGGAacggacgtggacggcgagcCGATGCTCTTCTACGACGTGGAGCTGCGGATCAAGTCGTACGCGGCTAAGAACCAGTACGGCCTGACGGAGGCGGACAGGCCGCAGTTTTTGGAGTGGGACCGGACGCTTTCGTCAACGTTGGGCGTCGCGAACAACCGGCTGTACGAGCTTCGGTTTCAGACCTCCGCtctggacgtcgacgaggcggagtggcgcgcgcggtacGGGGTGATCAAGGACTCGTTCAAGCCCTTCGACGTGGACCAGTCCAACCTGTCGTTCCCGCTGTTCTGA
- a CDS encoding predicted protein, translating to MEPHPAMEWTASKPPLDGVSIEPLSDATLEGARAVWNDFVRRSNKRFLFGCCPACDESARQFARPFEADPSRLRTAAVAVRRADGNVIGAVVCTTHGQMRTEEERSVAPDPKPGASHVEWIAVLPEARGGGIGAALLTHAFSAVKQDPWNARSIDLGVVGGNRAKRLYERLGFERVGPNDPIEKCIAGCVICFFMGCPNRDPCAGFTYSDMVKAL from the coding sequence atggagccTCACCCGGCCATGGAATGGACCgcctcgaagccgccgctcgacggcgtGTCCATCGAGCCCCTGAGCGACGCCAccctcgagggcgcgcgcgccgtctgGAACGATTTCGTGCGGCGCAGCAACAAGCGGTTCCTCTTCGGGTGCTGCCCCGCGTGTGACGAGTCCGCGCGGCAGTTCGCGAGACCGTTCGAGGCGGACCCGAGCAGGctgcgcaccgccgcggtggccgtgcgccgcgccgacggcaatgtgatcggcgccgtcgtgtGCACGACGCACGGGCAGATGCGcacggaggaggaacgcTCCGTGGCGCCCGACCCAAAACCGGGGGCGTCCCACGTCGAGTGGATCGCGGTGCTGCcggaggcgcgaggcggtgggatcggcgccgcgctgctgacGCACGCGTTCAGCGCGGTGAAGCAAGATCCGTGGAACGCGAGGTCGATCGACCTCGGGGTGGTTGGGGGGAACAGGGCCAAACGTCTGTACGAACGACTGGGGTTCGAGCGGGTCGGGCCGAACGACCCAATCGAGAAATGCATCGCCGGGTGCGTGATATGCTTCTTCATGGGATGCCCGAACCGCGACCCGTGCGCCGGGTTCACGTACAGCGACATGGTGAAGGCGCTGTGA
- a CDS encoding predicted protein, which translates to MTAVATTAHLPPMRTRTGTGRPMPIKPYRHFLVQKNMDRRLSGKNNIQPNPRGGALLSRAPPAMTKISPKRASAVVPRAAQHSYAEWCKERGVDAPNVSIHYLTSSLPDGAETERGCLVTAPIDAGRFRALQKAPRLFLRHVVVRAPRPVPAPTRPIPPTRKTRRSRASTRIARAGQVIARCPASIVFALPPSPPNPFPDFCPDDLWNDPPGVAPGRPAQELRMALALIRERRAGTASPWHAYVSQIPDEYDLLGMWTDAQLDELHAPKLVDDAKRQRGENSAAASAVCDALGLTPAEVHWGLNTVRSRSFLGKYPTSVSVMMPPYAAGTDAATTLAECDAREEQKASQLAAAEEDARRAAEAARHAASAECGLDPDDPAGVAVASCTPSDVSRRSAAQPAVFVVPFLDAFNHSPSSSDGSQTGDASGGATKLTFTDGAFQLVATRAMTPGTEATISYGAHANDELLLRFGFCVEGSEDEKIALPGCMDELEWLMPGSLREADMKAEGLHAAVKDAHLTHDGEASPDLLWALRVLLASDDEYEALGGVHGLRREFSGIEEVGSGAQLAAEASLALACERELTEMGGLAAYDEDLVNLHAVEGVYGEVVAECSLDSGDVERCGGDGEDGNDATFLRRLLSALSFRVNRKRILARAMERYTPGGVGFVDPEAALEV; encoded by the coding sequence AtgaccgccgtcgcgactACGGCGCACCTTCCCCCGATGCGCACGCGCACGGGGACGGGCCGCCCGATGCCCATCAAGCCCTACCGCCACTTCCTCGTCCAGAAGAACATGGACAGACGCCTCTCGGGCAAGAACAACATACAACCCAACCCGCGGGGAGGCGCCCTCCTCTCCCGAGCTCCACCGGCCATGACCAAAATATCGCCCaagcgcgcctccgcggtggtgccgcgcgcggcgcagcaTTCCTACGCGGAGTGGTGCAAGGAGCGCGGAgtcgacgcgccgaacgTATCCATCCACTACCTCACGTCATCCCTCCCGGACGGAGCGGAGACGGAGCGCGGATgcctcgtcaccgcccccATCGACGCCGGTAGGTTTCGCGCCCTTCAAAAAGCGCCCCGACTTTTTCTTCgccacgtcgtcgttcgcgcgccccgccccgtccctGCGCCGACTCGACCGATCCCTCCGACCCGAAAGACGCGCCGCTCACGCGCCTCCACCCGAATCGCACGCGCAGGCCAAGTCATCGCGCGATGccccgcgtccatcgtcttCGCGcttcccccgtcgccccccaaCCCGTTCCCCGATTTCTGCCCCGACGATCTCTGGAACGATCCCCCGGGCGTCGCCCCGGGGCGCCCGGCGCAGGAGCTCCGCATggccctcgcgctcatcagggagcgacgcgcgggtacCGCCTCGCCGTGGCACGCGTACGTATCGCAAATTCCCGACGAGTACGACCTGCTCGGCATGTGGACAGACGCGCAGTTGGACGAACTCCACGCGCCGAAactcgtggacgacgccaagcGCCAGCGAGGCGAAAattccgcggcggcgtcggcggtttGCGACGCACTCGGCTTGACCCCTGCCGAGGTGCACTGGGGGCTCAACACGGTTCGATCGAGGTCGTTCCTGGGCAAGTACCCGACCTCGGTGAGCGTGATGATGCCCCCGTACGCGGCTGGGACGgatgcggcgacgacgctcgccgaGTGCGACGCTCGGGAAGAACAAAAAGCGTCACAGcttgcggcggcggaggaggacgcgaggcgcgccgccgaggcggcgcggcacGCGGCTAGCGCCGAGTGCGGCCTCGACCCCGACGatcccgccggcgtcgccgtggccaGCTGTACCCCGAGCGACGTCAGCCGTcggtcggcggcgcagcCCGCCGTGTTCGTCGTTCCCTTTCTGGACGCGTTTAATCATTCGCCGAGCTCATCCGACGGCTCTCAAACGGGCGACGCCTCGGGTGGCGCGACGAAGCTGACGTTCACGGACGGCGCGTTCCAGCtcgtggcgacgcgcgcgatgacgccggggacggaggCGACCATCTCCTACGGCGCTCACGCCAACGACGAGCTCTTGCTTCGATTCGGTTTTTGCGTGGAGGGGAGCGAGGATGAGAAGATCGCGCTGCCGGGGTGcatggacgagctcgagtgGCTCATGCCGGGTTCCCTGCGCGAGGCGGACATGAAGGCGGAGGGGTTgcacgccgcggtgaaggacGCCCACCTCAcgcacgacggcgaggcaTCCCCCGATCTCCTGTGGGCGCTCAGGGTTCTtctcgcgagcgacgacgagtacgaAGCGCtgggcggcgtccacggctTGCGCCGCGAATTCTCCGGCATCGAGGAGGTCGGGTCCGGGGCtcagctggcggcggaggcgagcctGGCGCTAGCGTGCGAACGCGAGCTCACGGAGATGGGCGGTCTCGCGGCgtacgacgaggacctgGTCAACTtgcacgccgtcgagggcgtgTACGGCGAGGTGGTCGCCGAGTGTTCCCTGGAttcgggcgacgtcgagagatgcggcggcgacggcgaggacggaaACGACGCCACGTTTTTGCGGCGTCTGCTCTCCGCGTTGTCGTTCAGGGTGAACAGGAAGCGCATactggcgagggcgatggagAGGTACACGCCGGGAGGGGTCGGGTTCGTCGACcccgaggctgcgctcgaGGTTTGA
- a CDS encoding predicted protein: protein MVAAPVKRKTTSSSSRRAATSAAADSGLDMELARVIGMSQCRGGGLACSPATGDVAHPAGAVVVVYSPARDAQVRFLRAPRANSGVKETRAIRPSATTRGGLGLGFAGASSGGGKPFACVAFSGTSKGDKTIVGSFVAAGERGHQPAAVVWSAESGRALAVLRGHRYGVESVAFCPSDDAKVLTLGADNDGHVALWDWREGTCLARHFCAHDASGHLRAVSFDATGTAFVTAGARHLKVWTVGTKGDAHDDGSKFHAKYRKLAGGGANNKRVFGLVECGSKNADVGGHASHTWVAVCAPSTTSTHRERRETAPGDDSATNESANAFSDDDALYALSEEGVLCMLRRGERVERWVDARVRRGGSVAVGGPNVAVAAGDGVVRIFQRGTLAYRGTLPRPDRAELDASPGSTRHPAAPATSFEPPPGVAFPDAVACAFDTRGVVLTVAYSDRSVFRWDVRSSIDGAALPVRRFFAHSAAVWGVAPLPPAASERGIAPRGTFATCAADGSVRLWHLGERDDRTGGGDWEHPEPHPVGSDQGSGTYSQTAVMYATPDPSREAAALKQVEKQADGGADEAAVAAAGGHALRCVATRPDGVELAVGDAAGNVRVFDLASRTERLRLAAHDAEVLCVAYGPSSADKSKGGGNVVRTSASSPDSAGFPFVAEAEAPELRLVSCGRDRLVHTYDASLAPDGSPGTYLLEETIDDHDAAVTGARIAGLGSDATLVTCGADRKVIFRRLAPLKRVRSKTNNNPHNNPHVNRPTKAFSTETMPRGTVHGVDVDAGGRTCATAGADGRLRVWSVGSGKSTRAFPCADEGAGEAVCVAVDDAGTLAAVSHVDKVVRVYDARTGALVGRCAGHGDAATCVAFTAGGWSPAGGALVTGGADGTICVWRLPAAYANRAHPPAAAKQRAVLVGTDAGALKLRPVDVNDRYGAPVWKTPSGTRPGLCLDVSDGGATEDRATAVSAKEATHAVEDDATRADELNASGSSSVPSLAPFEELPRWAAAGVQQHERERAERETEKLANLAKVAAGSKWAANAPGGYAPKLEGLSASVIDHGDVDVRIDEDEDRPDKENEPTRSPRRAPSVVSLKPLDDDDDALYYAESEPGGALAEHSAAPGAAFGVVTTSPRREGSDVVATDETVVHDGIEATTPAHDAKAEELSEDRPKDKDRPKGVFARVAAMLAGGGGKKPPSHLGKKERPVEAEKPLQTPCSEPPRSESPTLGGNRFEVPRVADSDDADEVATDSEEFGSSEDESSEDEPAVPLALRFDSADEEDDTEDPTRAGPAIEPTRTHAGALRESFSGRWRRRAKREPLPVHELIGGGDAPVAIDAVDVATAIDAVEREDASRRAAAAEFARERATNDAKGGEDAVRKSVEELRASLPRIRTSAEKKKEEEEKEEVKEEKKEVKEEKEVEVAFEPEATWPPLPEDAPSDDDDDDDDDDDDDDDATAPSDEDEDDDDAVRRSIADAVAYAVDAEEEDVTAVTAVTAEGNAGVIHDSDAPTPEAEPEPVAEPLPSIEPAAARRSSRSAGGGLRASLKKRRGRARRIIAAIAARTARTKDDARVGGKEREPEAAADAARSSPEPVASPEPVAMDALAAMDALDAAVRASLAAVRASVKDAGAHERAAVVARLASLASTMRLDDRSSAEASAPRAEVHVQTDVDDGAVRGSSFGADGESRARVVDDDDAGHPSASDETPAMPKGLADSFEVPPSLERAINATMERALAAYSERLIETVRSSVAASATSRG from the coding sequence atggtgGCCGCGCCCGTCAAGCGCaagacgacgtcgtcctcgtcgcgccgcgccgctacatccgccgccgccgacagcGGTCTCGACATGGAGCTGGCGCGCGTCATCGGCATGTCCCaatgccgcggcggcgggctcgcgtGCTCCCCGgcgaccggcgacgtcgcgcatcCCGCGGGAGCGGTCGTGGTCGTCtactcgcccgcgcgcgacgcgcaggtTCGGTTcctccgagcgccgcgcgccaactCCGGGGTGAAAGAAACGCGCGCGATTCGACCCAGCGCCACCACCCGCGGAGGTTTAGGGTTGgggttcgcgggcgcgtcgtccggcggcggcaagccGTTCGCGTGCGTCGCATTCTCCGGCACGAGCAAAGGTGACAAAACAATCGTCGGATCCTTCGTCGCggctggcgagcgcggccatcagcccgccgccgtcgtctggAGCGCCGAAtccggccgcgcgctcgccgtgctTCGAGGGCACAGGTACGGCGTCGAGTCCGTCGCCTTCTgcccgagcgacgacgccaaggtTCTGACGCTCGGAGCGGACAACGACGGGCACGTCGCGCTCTGGGACTGGCGCGAGGGAACGTGCCTGGCGAGGCACTTttgcgcgcacgacgcgtccggccaCCTTCGCGCGGTATCGTTCGACGCGACCGGCACCGCGTTCgtgacggcgggggcgcgacaCCTCAAGGTGTGGACCGTGGGCACCAAGGgagacgcgcacgacgaTGGCTCCAAGTTTCACGCCAAGTACCGCAAGctggcggggggcggcgcgaacaACAAGCGAGTCTTCGGGTTGGTCGAGTGCGGGTCCAAGAATGCGGACGTGGGGGGTCACGCGTCGCACACGTGGGTCGCCGtgtgcgcgccgagcacgaCGAGCACGCACCGGGAGCGCCGTGAgaccgcgcccggcgacgatTCGGCGACGAACGAATCGGCGAATGCGttttccgacgacgacgcgttgtATGCCCTCTCCGAGGAAGGGGTCCTGTGCATGCTTCGGAggggcgaacgcgtcgagcgttgggtcgacgcgagggtccGTCGGGGCGGGTCCGTGGCCGTCGGCGGACccaacgtcgccgtggccgcgggcgacggcgtcgtgcgcaTCTTCCAAAGGGGAACGCTCGCCTACCGGGGCACGCTTCCCCGGCCCGATcgagccgagctcgacgcgtcgccgggctcgacgcgtcacccggcggctcccgcgacgtcgttcgAGCCCCCTCCCGGCGTCGCcttccccgacgccgtcgcgtgcgcgttcgacacgcgcggcgtcgtgctcACCGTCGCGTACTCGGACCGGAGCGTGTTTCGTTGGGACGTCCGCTCatcgatcgacggcgccgcacTCCCCGTTCGGCGCTTTTTCGcgcactccgccgccgtctggggggtcgcgccgctcccgcccgcggcgtccgagcgcgggatcgcgccgcgcgggacgttcgccacgtgcgccgccgacggcagcGTCCGGCTGTGGCATCTcggagagcgcgacgaccgaaccggcggcggcgactgggAACATCCGGAGCCTCATCCGGTGGGTTCCGATCAGGGTTCCGGGACGTACTCGCAGACGGCGGTGATGTACGCGACTCCCGACCCGTCGCGGGAAGCTGCCGCGCTCAAGCAGGTGGAGAAACAGGCGGACGGTGGGGctgacgaggcggcggtcgcggcggctggcggTCACGCGCTCCgatgcgtcgcgacgaggcccGACGGCGTTGAGCTCGCCGTTGGAGACGCAGCCGGAAACGTCCGGGTGTTTGATCTCGCGTCGAGGACCGAGCGCCTGCGACTggcggcgcacgacgccgaggtgctGTGCGTGGCGTACGgaccgtcgtccgcggacaAGTCCAAAggcggcgggaacgtcgtccgaacgtccgcgtcgtcgcccgacAGCGCGGGGTTTCCCTTTGTCGCCGAAGCGGAGGCTCCCGAGCTTCGCCTCGTGTCCTGCGGCCGCGACAGGCTCGTTCACACCTACGACGCGTCCCTGGCGCCCGACGGGTCCCCGGGGACGTACCTGCTGGAGGAGACGAtcgacgaccacgacgccgcggtcacgggcgcgcgcatcgccggcCTAGggtccgacgcgacgctcgtcaCGTGCGGCGCCGACCGCAAGGTGATTTTCCGGCGACTCGCGCCTTTGAAGCGGGTCCGCTCGAAAACCAACAACAACCCACACAACAACCCACACGTCAACAGACCCACGAAAGCTTTCTCGACGGAGACGATGCCGCGTGGAACGGTtcacggcgtggacgtcgacgcgggcggtcgcacgtgcgcgacggcgggcgccgacggccggcTTCGGGTGTGGTCCGTGGGCTCCGGAAAGTCGACTCGCGCGTTTCCTtgcgccgacgagggcgccggggaggctgtttgcgtcgccgtggacgatGCGGgtacgctcgcggcggtgtcccACGTCGATAAGGTGGTTCGAGTGTACGACGCGAGGACtggcgcgctcgtgggcCGGTGCGcggggcacggcgacgccgcgacgtgcgtggcgttcaccgccggcggTTGgtcccccgccggcggcgcgctcgtcaccggcggggCGGATGGGACGATTTGCGTGTGGCGGCTgccggcggcgtacgcgaaTCGGGCGCACCCACCCGCGGCCGCAAAACAGAGGGCGGTGCTCGTGGGgacggacgccggcgcgcttaAGCttcgccccgtcgacgtAAACGACCGGTACGGGGCGCCGGTATGGAAGACTCCTTCCGGAACGCGCCCAGGTCTGTGTCTGGACGTGTccgacggaggcgcgacggaggaccgcgcgaccgcggtctcggcgaaggaggccACGCACGCCGTGGAGGATGACGCGACACGAGCGGACGAGCTGAACGCCTCGGGGTCATCCTCCGTCCCGTCGCTCGCTCCGTTTGAAGAActcccgcggtgggcggcggcgggcgttcAACAacacgagcgcgaacgcgctgaGCGAGAGACGGAGAAGCTCGCCAACCTGGCCAAGGTTGCGGCTGGGTCCAAGTGGGCCGccaacgcgccgggcgggtaCGCGCCGAAGCTCGAGGGCttgtccgcgtcggtgattgaccacggcgacgtggacgtccgtatcgacgaagacgaagaccGTCCCGACAAGGAAAACGAGCCCACCCgctccccccgccgcgcgccgtccgtgGTGAGCCTCAAgcccctcgacgacgacgacgacgcgctgtaCTACGCCGAGAGCGAACCCGGCGGAGCGTTGGCGGAGcattcggcggcgcccggaGCGGCGTTCGGGGTTgtcacgacgtcgccgaggagggaaggatcggacgtcgtcgcgacggatgAAACAGTCGTACACGATGGGATCGAGGCGACCACGCCGGCGCACGATGCGAAGGCTGAGGAACTCTCGGAGGACCGGCCCAAGGACAAGGACCGGCCCAAGGGGGttttcgcgcgcgtcgccgcgatgcttGCGGGCGGTGGGGGGAAGAAACCTCCGAGCCACCTCGGCAAGAAGGAGCGACCCGTCGAGGCGGAAAAACCGCTGCAGACGCCGTGCTCggagccgccgaggtcggAATCCCCGACCCTCGGCGGGAACAGGTTCGAGgtaccgcgcgtcgcggactcggacgacgccgacgaggtggcgACGGATTCGGAGGAATTCGGATCGTCGGAGGACGAATCGTCGGAGGATGAACCCGCTgtgccgctcgcgctgcgtTTCGACTCGGCggatgaggaggacgacACGGAagacccgacgcgcgcgggtcccgcgatTGAACCGACGCGCACGCACGCGGGGGCGTTGCGGGAGAGCTTCTCcgggcggtggaggcgacgcgcgaagaGGGAGCCGCTTCCGGTGCacgagctcatcggcggcggtgacgcgccggtcgcgatTGACGCGGttgacgtcgcgacggcgattgacgcggtggagcgagaggacgcgtcgcgtcgcgccgccgccgcagaaTTCGCCCGGGAACGagcgacgaacgacgcgaaggggGGCGAAGACGCGGTTCGCAAGAgcgtcgaggagcttcgcgcgtcCCTGCCCCGAATCAGGACatccgcggagaagaagaaggaggaggaggagaaggaggaggtgaaggaggagaagaaggaggtgaaggaggagaaggaggtaGAGGTCGCGTTCGAGCCCGAAGCGACATGGCCGCCGCTACCCGAGGACGCTccatccgacgacgacgatgacgacgacgacgacgacgacgacgacgacgacgcgacagCTCCAtccgacgaagacgaagatgacgacgacgcggtgcgacggagcatcgcggacgccgtggcttacgccgtcgacgccgaggaggaggacgtgaCGGCTGTAACGGCTGTAACGGCCGAAGGAAACGCGGGGGTCATCCACGACTCCGACGCACCGACGCCCGAGGCCGAGCCTGAACCCGTCGCGGAGCCGCTTCCGTCGATCGagccggccgccgcgcgccgatcgtcgcggtccgccggcggcggcttgcgcGCGTCGCTGAAGAAGCGGAGGGGTCGGGCGAGGCGaatcatcgccgcgatcgccgcgcgaaccgcgcgaacgaaggacgacgcgcgggtcggcgggAAGGAGCGGGAGccggaggccgccgccgacgcggctcgatcctcccccgagcccgtcgcgtcccccgagcccgtcgcgatggacgcgctcgccgcgatggacgcgctcgatgcggcggtgcgcgcgtcactcgcggcggtgcgcgcgtcggtgaaggacgccggcgcgcacgagcgcgcggcggttgtCGCCAGgctggcgtcgctcgcgtcgacgatgcggCTGGACGACCGAAgctccgccgaggcgtccgcgccgcgcgccgaggttcaCGTCCAgacggacgtcgacgatggagCGGTCCGGGGGTCGTCGTTCGGGGCTGACGGCgaatcgcgcgcgcgcgtcgtcgacgacgacgacgcgggtcaTCCGTCGGCATCTGATGAGACGCCAGCGATGCCCAAGGGGCTGGCGGATTCGTTCGAAGTGCCCCCGTCGCTGGAACGCGCGATAAACGCGACgatggagcgcgcgctcgccgcgtacaGCGAGCGTCTCATCGAGACTGTCCGGAGCAgcgtggcggcgagcgccacgagcCGCGGATGA
- a CDS encoding predicted protein, with protein MQAKDSAQDLSKLSIEDNFGHRFFIAPHRHTKTLYLVRHGEGYHNLHGEPSLGGDRANYKSERYFDAHLTPKGWAQCRALKKHLDEAVTHDGCEHVMDRIELVVVSPLMRALETAVGALGGDDKSCDPPASRLDSALMLSRTAIEGVRPAHAAIGTRNEGIHEQPGRKGLKFLACELCREHVGENPCDRRRPIREYAAAFPGVDFSEITDEEDTAWGTMIETNDAMCERAHRFMEWVMRRPETHIAVVTHSAFMAAMLREFGATDQLGCHESVKQETHRWPDNCEMRPVVVIDPSGGGGLDPMFFPGGRTGLENFDDADNV; from the coding sequence atGCAGGCCAAGGACTCGGCGCAGGACCTGTCGAAGCTGTCCATCGAGGACAACTTCGGCCACAGGTTTTTCATCGCGCCGCACAGGCACACCAAGACGCTGTACCTCGTGCGGCACGGCGAGGGGTACCACAACCTGCACGGCGAGCccagcctcggcggagatcgggccAACTACAAGTCGGAGAGGTACTTCGACGCGCACTTGACGCCCAAGGGATGGGCGCAGTGCCGCGCGCTGAAGAAgcacctcgacgaggcggtcaCGCACGACGGGTGCGAGCACGTCATGGACAGgatcgagctcgtcgtggtGTCCCCTCtgatgcgcgcgctcgaaacggcggtgggcgcgctgggcggcgacgacaagtcgtgcgacccgcccgcctcgAGGCTCGACTCCGCGCTGATGCTCTCGCGAACGGCGATCGAGGGCGTTCgacccgcgcacgccgccatcggcacGCGCAACGAGGGGATTCACGAGCAGCCCGGGCGGAAGGGGCTCAAGTTTCTCGCGTGCGAGCTGTGCCGGGAACACGTCGGCGAGAACCCGTGCGATCGGAGACGGCCAATCCgcgagtacgccgccgcgttcccaGGGGTGGACTTCAGCGAGatcaccgacgaggaggacacGGCGTGGGGAACGATGATcgagacgaacgacgcgatgtGCGAACGCGCGCACAGGTTCATGGAGTGGGTCATGCGCAGGCCGGAGACTCACATCGCGGTTGTCACGCACAGCGCGTTCATGGCGGCGATGTTGAGGGAGTTTGGCGCCACCGATCAGCTCGGATGCCACGAGAGCGTCAAGCAGGAGACGCACCGGTGGCCGGACAACTGCGAGATGCGGCCCGTCGTGGTGATCgacccgagcggcggcggggggctgGATCCCATGTTCTTCCCGGGTGGCAGAACCGGGTTGGAAAACTTCGACGATGCCGACAACGTCTAA